A section of the Salmo salar chromosome ssa05, Ssal_v3.1, whole genome shotgun sequence genome encodes:
- the LOC106605860 gene encoding zinc finger protein 37: MSKMEYLRVFLNQKLIAAAEEIFGVVEETIAEYQEEVSHTKEENRRLRSMLDIRSKPQIKLHRRADLQQLTVTVSDEQQEWSPSLEQKDPEPTRMKDEQNEPRTSQEDENNFNEFINSYGCVSSDYYQDPTQFSHEERYSLPSTSTEQIKTEPYVEDYGVSEPTRESQPFSAVDRECSAAQSENRGHIDRMESGGPLSGLTLKPLKSKRTKTVKGQRSHSVKDRKLNHLKSHSRPSVSWDAAPSCKVCGKQFESMASLLNHVQTHTQDKEHVCGVCGKFCQSTESMIDHLQTHIGAKCCHICGKYFAWDTFLKRHLRSHTGEKPFRCHDCGKGFTQRGHLNLHMRSHTGEKPHQCQDCGKCFSQNTSLIVHMRTHTGEKPYMCPVCRKCFTTSSMLKKHQTAHKHIGVMNVANATMDSDHTEPHEEGLQGGEHMTVPCVGTENQTADRDM; encoded by the exons atgtctaaaatggAGTACCTGAGAGTGTTTCTCAACCAGAAATTAATAGCGGCAGCTGAAGAGATATTTGGTGTCGTTGAAGAAACGATAGCAGAGTACCAGGAAGAGGTTTCTCACACAAAGGAGGAGAACAGGCGTCTACGGAGCATGCTGGATATTCGTTCTAAGCCACAGATCAAGTTACATAGACgagcag ACCTCCAGCAGCTCACGGTCACCGTGTCTGATGAACAGCAGGAGTGGAGCCCCAGTCTGGAGCAGAAGGACCCAGAACCCACACGGATGAAAGATGAACAGAATGAACCaaggaccagtcaggaggatgaGAACAATTTCAACGAGTTTATCAATTCTTACGGCTGTGTATCAAGTGACTATTATCAGGACCCAACTCAGTTCTCACATGAAGAGAGAtactctctacccagcacctcAACTGAACAGATCAAAACAGAACCTTATGTAGAAGACTATGGTGTATCAGAACCAACCAGAGAGTCTCAGCCCTTTTCTGCAGTAGATAGAGAGTGTTCTGCAGCTCAGAGTGAAAACAGAGGACATATTGACAGGATGGAGAGTGGAGGACCTCTGTCAGGTCTAACGTTAAAGCCACTCAAATCAAAGAGAACAAAGACAGTAAAAGGACAGCGTTCTCATAGTGTTAAGGACAGGAAattgaaccatctaaaatcacacTCAAGACCCAGTGTAAGCTGGGATGCTGCTCCTAGTTGTAAGGTATGTGGAAAGCAATTTGAATCCATGGCTTCTTTATTAAATCACGTGCAAACGCACACACAGGATAAAGAacatgtctgtggtgtgtgtgggaaATTCTGTCAGTCCACAGAAAGTATGATAGATCACCTACAAACTCACATCGGAGCAAAGTGTTGTCATATTTGTGGTAAATATTTTGCTTGGGATACTTTCCTGAAAAGGCATTTGAGGAGTCATACAGGGGAGAAGCCGTTTCGCTGTCATGATTGTGGCAAAGGATTTACTCAGCGCGGACACCTAAACTTACATATGAGgagccacacaggggagaaaccacaTCAATGCCAAGATTGTGGCAAATGTTTCAGCCAGAATACATCTCTGATAGTGCATATGAGgactcacacaggggagaagccataCATGTGTCCTGTGTGTAGAAAATGCTTTACCACATCAAGTATGTTAAAGAAGCATCAGACAGCTCACAAACATATAGGTGTCATGAATGTGGCCAATGCCACAATGGATTCAGACCATACGGAGCCACATGAAGAGGGTTTACAAGGAGGAGAACACATGACTGTTCCCTGTGTGGGAACAGAGaatcagacagcagacagagacatgTGA
- the LOC106605862 gene encoding atrophin-1, which translates to MEDSPSLKLPSSISSSAPVPSLCGAGDSANDSNSGRKSYFSQDSKLVSKMEYGPASADTVHSGNRMNSKAKAQCVTKATVAGGDYPHGNPNIPHPPPPPLPPPPALKPLELGGQNLPSEVKVEREKMEKGEKLMDNKTAPPSLLPQTSPLPPSQPPPHPHHYSPTGWQGGTATGCQGSWGYTRYSGNHHSHQPQHQPPVQQQQLPSVYNPPSSRHSSSSHPPYLPHPHKEYLPRYASGGGERERGAAGERERGGVRVEYGGREIGRDFSASSGGNSSTSGGMGGPNGVQGREFGGQNREYQGLGPQSSGRDPPMGPGGREFGPGGFRERERDREREREGERDVGGREFPLQNRNENQNREFGPTGAGGGRGHPRDKEGGRWGEFGGQMREAGGNVNPNNNPLPLGNPPSSTSGLPAAPMLNRDPPSSPQNNPSHPTLPPHPHPQSASKRDYPPSMDQGQTRHNSPSGPEHFHREYPPGAKDYPPGGPPSTGPAHEYPSPPGMTPNLGRDYPGGPQIPHLPHPHFPAQQPRDRDRERDTNQRESSLYQNRGGPPQPPSLSPSSSSSTPHGHPPNAPYPPPPPPPPLPPPQTSLAQPQPPSGLGPNHVRPANYPSSNQTPATPLSPLLNPSTNQMGGFPSYPPGSSSGANMSLPGSGVSPGCRPSPFHSTLNSHAPFSGPYHPNGNSGNNLVPTNSNSNSSSGSSHTNSLSQSLSPQNASKGPPPLSNPGNNNGTSAPGCSSSLPRDGHSDSSTGPPPPPVIKEEPIEEREESESPPPVLRSPSPEPKPVDIPIHASQSARFHRVLDRGSGNSCARSDVLFVPLDGSKLWKKRNEVIERARREVEQRARDLREKERERERERERERDLERHLQQQKDNNNANIQRQGSSLFFPSSSSILLDPNSSSNPGSHPQSHPQQHHSHPHPHAHLHPSHLHPSLSQHIPHSLLMQSMGGSTVVGPQGALGIGLGGPYLGPDTPALRTLSEYARPHAMSPLGASRQHQHPHVHHHGHPHGHPHVHPSFFLPQFQNHALAHPHHMPADAATAAAILGFLYGGSMEGGPGGHGGGHGGMGGAGLGGMGFPHAVAAHRERMKPGFEFKSEDRVYQPGTLGDPTALASPTPTRMPTHTLMHMLTPYCWGRGGVPLQPSPFSLLPPSLPSHPAPAPAPPPPAPAAAPLPAPPPPSSNPVSSLHHSFPSSLPPSHPPPAPAPVTAPPETYPPPTRSPTTSERERSGERERERERDRAGLPAGGERGRERERERERERERGGSNGSGGSGGSGGGGTGGGEIPGRLQMLNVTPHHHQHSHIHSHLHLHQQDTAAGGVHPLMDPLASGSPLARLPYPGATLGTPILAHPLTESEVLRQQLFGAPFRELPQPSSLTGSMSAAHQLQAMQQAQSAELQIQRLALEQQWIHHHHSLTQDEYYSHLKKESDKTL; encoded by the exons atggaggacaGCCCTTCTCTGAAGCTGCcatcctccatctcttcctctgctcctgttccctctctctgcgGAGCAGGGGATTCAGCCAATGATAGCAATAGTGGCAGGAAGTCCTATTTCTCACAGGACTCCAAGCTGGTGAGCAAGATGGAGTATGGACCGGCCAGCGCTGACACTGTGCACAGTGGCAATCGAATGAACTCCAAAGCTAAAGCGCAGTGCGTGACCAAGGCAACTGTCGCCGGGGGAGACTATCCCCACGGCAACCCCAACATTCCAcacccccctccaccaccccttcctcctccaccagcGCTGAAACCCTTAGAACTAGGGGGGCAGAACCTACCCTCAGAAgtcaaggtagagagagagaaaatggagaaAGGTGAGAAACTGATGGACAACAAGACggctcctccctctctgttaccCCAAACCAGCCCCTTACCCCCCTCCCAGCCCCCGccccacccccaccactacagcccCACCGGATGGCAGGGAGGCACAGCAACCGGTTGCCAGGGGAGCTGGGGCTACACCCGTTACTCTGGTAACCACCACTCTCACCAGCCGCAGCACCAACCCCCAGTGCAGCAGCAGCAACTGCCATCCGTCTACAACCCCCCTTCCTCCCGTCATTCATCCTCCTCCCACCCCCCTTACCTCCCCCACCCCCACAAGGAGTACCTCCCCAGGTACGCTTCCgggggaggggaaagggagaggggggcggccggcgagagggagagggggggagtgagggtggagtatggggggagagagataggtagAGATTTCTCAGCTAGTAGTGGTGGTAACAGCAGCACTTCTGGTGGGATGGGGGGTCCTAATGGGGTCCAAGGGAGGGAGTTTGGGGGTCAGAACCGGGAGTACCAAGGCCTGGGACCTCAGAGCTCTGGGAGAGACCCCCCCATGGGTCCTGGGGGAAGAGAATTTGGACCAGGGGggttcagagaaagagagagggatagagagagggagagggagggagagagggatgtaggagGAAGGGAGTTCCCTTTACAGAATCGTAATGAGAATCAGAACAGAGAGTTTGGACCCACCGGTGCTGGGGGAGGAAGGGGGCACCCCAGAGACAAAGAGGGGGGGCGGTGGGGCGAGTTTGGGGGCCAGATGAGAGAGGCGGGGGGCAATGTTAACCCCAATAATAACCCCCTCCCCCTAGGAAACCCCCCAAGCTCGACCAGTGGGTTACCTGCAGCCCCCATGCTAAACCGCGACCCCCCTTCCTCACCCCAAAACAACCCCagccaccctaccctaccccccCACCCACATCCTCAAAGCGCCTCCAAACGAGACTACCCCCCATCGATGGACCAGGGACAGACAAGGCACAATTCCCCCTCTGGACCAGAACACTTCCACAGAGAGTACCCTCCTGGGGCCAAGGACTATCCCCCTGGTGGCCCACCCTCCACCGGCCCAGCCCATGAGTACCCCAGCCCTCCCGGAATGACTCCAAACCTGGGCCGAGACTACCCAGGTGGACCTCAGATCCCCCACCTGCCCCACCCCCACTTTCCAGCCCAGCAGCCCAGAGACAGGGACCGAGAGAGGGACACCAACCAGCGAGAGTCGTCTCTCTACCAAAACCGTGGCGGTCCCCCCCAACCCCcgtccctttctccctcctcttcctcctctactcctcaTGGACACCCTCCGAATGCTCcttaccctcctcctccacctcctccccctctcccccctccccaaacctccctcgCTCAGCCCCAACCCCCCTCCGGCCTGGGACCCAATCACGTTCGTCCGGCAAATTACCCTTCCTCCAATCAGACTCCTGCAACACCCCTCTCTCCTTTACTAAACCCCTCGACCAATCAGATGGGAGGGTTTCCTTCCTACCCTCCAGGCTCCTCCTCTGGGGCCAACATGTCACTTCCTGGTTCAGGTGTGTCACCTGGCTGTCGGCCCTCACCTTTTCACAGCACTTTGAACAGCCACGCCCCCTTCAGCGGCCCCTACCACCCCAATGGGAACAGTGGGAACAACCTGGTCCCGACTAACAGcaatagtaacagtagcagtggcagcagccataccaactctctctctcagtccctctcaCCTCAAAACGCCTCAAAAGGACCCCCACCTCTTAGTAACCCCGGCAACAACAATGGCACTTCGGCCCCTGGCTGTAGCTCCTCGCTTCCTAGAGATGGGCATTCTGATTCGTCcacaggtccacctcccccacctGTCATCAAGGAGGAAccaatagaggagagggaggagagtgaaagCCCACCTCCTGTTTTGAGAAGTCCCTCCCCTGAGCCCAAGCCGGTGGACATTCCGATCCACGCCAGCCAATCAGCACG GTTCCACAGGGTTCTAGATCGGGGCAGTGGAAACTCCTGCGCCCGCAGCGACGTTCTCTTCGTCCCCCTGGACGGCTCCAAACTGTGGAAGAAGAGGAACGAGGTGATCGAGAGAGCCCGGAGAGAGGTGGAGCAGAGGGCCAGAGACCTGAGGGAGAAAGAGcgggaacgagagagggagagagagagggagcgggaccTGGAGAGGCATCTACAA caacagaaggacaataacaatGCAAATATACAACGCCAGGgatcctctctcttcttcccctcctcctcctccatcctcctcgaCCCTAACTCCTCTTCTAACCCTGGGTCTCACCCTCAATCTCACCCCCAGCAGCACCACTCCCACCCTCACCCCCACGCTCAcctccacccctcccacctccatccctccctctctcaacacaTCCCACACTCCCTCCTCATGCAATCAATGGGGGGTTCAACGGTGGTTGGCCCACAGGGGGCTCTGGGGATCGGGTTAGGAGGGCCGTATCTGGGCCCTGACACCCCGGCACTGCGGACCCTGAGCGAGTATGCCCGGCCCCACGCCATGTCCCCTCTCGGGGCTAGTCGCCAACACCAACACCCGCATGTCCACCATCATGGCCACCCTCATGGCCACCCCCATGTCCACCCCTCCTTCTTCCTCCCCCAGTTCCAGAACCATGCCCTGGCCCACCCACATCACATGCCTGCTGATGCAGCCACAGCGGCAGCCATCTTGGGTTTCCTCTATGGTGGCAGTATGGAGGGAGGGCCAGGGGGGCATGGAGGAGGACATGGGGGGATGGGGGGTGCAGGGTTAGGGGGGATGGGGTTTCCCCATGCAGTGGCAGCCCACCGTGAGCGCATGAAGCCGGGGTTTGAGTTTAAGAGTGAGGACAGGGTGTACCAGCCGGGCACCTTGGGAGATCCTACGGCTCTCGCCTCGCCCACTCCCACTCGCATGCCCACGCACACGCTCATGCACATGCTCACTCCCTACTGctgggggaggggtggag TCCCTCTCcaaccctcccccttctccctgctTCCTCCCTCGCTCCCCTCTCACCCTGCACCTGCACCAGCCCCTCCACCCCCGGCCCCCGCAGCTGCACCTCTGCccgctcctcctccaccctcctccaaccctgtttcatccctccatcactcctttCCCAGCTCCCTCCCCCCATCTCACCCCCCACCTGCCCCCGCCCCGGTGACCGCCCCTCCTGAGACCTACCCCCCTCCCACTCGCTCCCCCAccacctctgagagagagaggagtggagagagggagagagaaagagagcgagacagagcgggGCTGCCAGCCGGTGGAGAGAggggacgagagagggagagggagcgagagagagaaagagaaagagggggaagcaATGGAAGTGGAGGAAGTGGTGGAAGTGgcggaggaggaacaggaggaggagagattccGGGGCGTCTTCAGATGTTGAACGTCACGCCTCATCATCACCAGCACTCACACATCCACTCCCACCTGCACCTGCACCAGCAAGACACAG CGGCGGGCGGGGTGCACCCCCTGATGGACCCGTTGGCGTCGGGGTCTCCCCTGGCCCGCCTGCCCTACCCAGGGGCAACGCTGGGCACCCCCATCCTGGCACACCCCCTCACTGAAAGCGAGGTGCTACGACAACAGCTCTTCG GCGCTCCGTTCCGTGAGCtgccccagccctcctctctgacAGGTTCCATGTCAGCGGCCCACCAGCTCCAGGCCATGCAGCAGGCCCAGAGCGCAGAGCTGCAGATCCAGAGACTGGCCCTGGAACAGCAGTggatccaccaccaccactccctcACCCAGGACGAGTACTACAG cCACTTAAAGAAGGAAAGCGACAAGACCCTgtaa